CGCTCCTTCGACCACCTCGCGCTCGATCCCGGACGAGGCGAAGAGCAGATCCACCACGGCGTCCCCCTCCCCAGGGGGGAGGATGCGTGCGGTTGACAGACGTCCAACCGCCTCCTGCTCGACCAGGGCCTCGGTCGACCAACCGCCGGCCATGAATCGTCCAACCAGGGCCTCCGCCTCGCTGTCGTGTGCGGTGGCAACGGCGATGTCGACATCGCGGGTGAAGCGCGGTTCGGTTCGCACGGAGACGGCCAGCCCGCCAACGAGTGCCATCTCCAGGTGGGCTTCCGCCAGTTCAGCTGCGACGGCGGCCAGCATCTCGGCGAGCTTCACGGGTCGTCCGTCACCCGCGGCGTCCCCACCGTGTCGCCGTACTCGGCGCCGGGCCGGGTGCGGAGCCAGGCTCGCAACCGTGCAGCGATCTGTTCCTCATCCTCGTCGGGATGTCGCCGCCGCAGGTTCTGGCGCATCAGGGCCACGCCGGCATCGTGCAGCGCCAGCGCGCTGCGGAGCCGCTCGACCTCATCCACGATGGCTACAGGATACTGCCGCTACCGCGCGGTCCAGCCGCCGTCGACCATCAGGATCGAGCCGTTCACCATGCGGCCGGCGTCGGAGGCGAGGTAGACCACCGCCCCGGCCACGTCGCTGATCGAGCCGACGTGGCCGACCGGGATCCGGTCCACGACGGAGGCGTTGAAGGCCGGGTCGTCCAGCCGCTCGGCCGTGCCCGGGGTCCGGATGAAGGTCGGGGCGACGCCGTTGACGGTCACGCCGTGAGGGCCCCACTCCAGCGCCAGGACCCGGACGAGCTGGTTGACCCCGCCCTTGGAGGCGGCGTACACCGCGTGGTCGGGTATCCCGACGACCGAGGCCTGGGAGCTCATCGCGATCACCCGTCCGTGGCCCTGCTGGAGCATCACCCGGCCGGCTGCCTGGCAGGTGAAGAACAGGCCCTTGAGGTTGACCGCCATCATCCGGTCCCAGTCCTCCGGGGTGACGTCGACCGCCGGGTGGTTGTCGCCCAGACCAGCGTTGGCCACGAGGATGTCGAGCTGCCCGTGGTCGGCCACGATCTCGTTGACGGTTGCCGTGATCTGGTCGGTGTCGGTGACGTCCAGCGCGTAGGGGAGGATGCCCGGTCCGGCGTCAGCCAGGTCGTCGGGGTTCCGACATGCGGCGGCCACCGTGGCCCCGGCCTGGGCCAGCGCGTCGATCAGTCCCCGGCCGATCCCACGGCTGGCGCCGGTCACCAGCGCCACACGACCGGCGAGGTCGAAGGAGGGGAGGGCGGGATCGGGGGTGTCAGAAGTGGTCATCGGGTGGGCTCCCAGGCCTGGAAGCGGTCGATGGAGAACCGCTTCGGGTAGGGGCCGGACCGCGGGGTCTCGGCGGTGTCGAACTGGTACAGCCCCAGCATGAACTGCATCGGATAGTCGGGCGACTGGGCGACCTGGCGCACCGGCTCGTCGTCGAGGTACCAGGTCAGGTCCTCGGGCGTCCAGCGCAGCCCGTAGGAGTGGTAGGTCGCCACGTCGATTGCGGCGTCCACGGTGGCCTCATCATCGGTCAGGGCGGGGTCCCCGAAGGCCTTGACGTTCATCCCGACGGCGGCCCCGTCCGGGGTGACTGCCGTCCCGAAGATCTCCATCACGTCGACCACACCCGACCGGTGGGGCTCGTCCTCCACCCCGATCATCCACAGCGCGACCATGCAGCCGGGCTCGAGGTCGGCCTTGGCGCGGAGGCGGAAGACCCCGTAGGTCGGGGTGTAGAGCCACTGGGTCTCCTGGGCCTCGCGGACCACCGCCTGATCGGAGAACTGGTGCTGCCCGACCGACGAGCCGACCGGCCCGGCGAACACCCCGGTCTGGATGGAGGAGACCCGGACCTGACCGTCGAACTCCGGGCACCACGGCGCCTGGTGCTCCTCGATCAGCAGCGTCAGCGCGCCGTTGTTCACGTGGTAGCGGGCCGCGGAGTCCTCGCGGGAGGACCACTGCGGCAGGTGGTGGGGCAGCCACAGCGACGGGTCGAGGTCGGGGTGCTTGGTCGCCCCGCCGGACTCGCCGGCTTCTGTGCCGGTGAGATGCTCGGCCGGCTTGCGGGGCTGGGTCTGTCTTGTCGTCCCGTCCGAGGCCCCGGCG
The sequence above is a segment of the Euzebya tangerina genome. Coding sequences within it:
- a CDS encoding glycoside hydrolase family 16 protein: MPQTLLDVVRESYTLVVDDHFDGTEPRQPVEKPTGSHAGASDGTTRQTQPRKPAEHLTGTEAGESGGATKHPDLDPSLWLPHHLPQWSSREDSAARYHVNNGALTLLIEEHQAPWCPEFDGQVRVSSIQTGVFAGPVGSSVGQHQFSDQAVVREAQETQWLYTPTYGVFRLRAKADLEPGCMVALWMIGVEDEPHRSGVVDVMEIFGTAVTPDGAAVGMNVKAFGDPALTDDEATVDAAIDVATYHSYGLRWTPEDLTWYLDDEPVRQVAQSPDYPMQFMLGLYQFDTAETPRSGPYPKRFSIDRFQAWEPTR
- a CDS encoding nucleotidyl transferase AbiEii/AbiGii toxin family protein, encoding MKLAEMLAAVAAELAEAHLEMALVGGLAVSVRTEPRFTRDVDIAVATAHDSEAEALVGRFMAGGWSTEALVEQEAVGRLSTARILPPGEGDAVVDLLFASSGIEREVVEGAEALEVFPAVTVPVATVAALIVQKLLAESELRPQDTVDLAALFNVATTEDLDTARGLARLVVDRGYNRDRDLVELLEQRTR
- a CDS encoding SDR family NAD(P)-dependent oxidoreductase, giving the protein MTTSDTPDPALPSFDLAGRVALVTGASRGIGRGLIDALAQAGATVAAACRNPDDLADAGPGILPYALDVTDTDQITATVNEIVADHGQLDILVANAGLGDNHPAVDVTPEDWDRMMAVNLKGLFFTCQAAGRVMLQQGHGRVIAMSSQASVVGIPDHAVYAASKGGVNQLVRVLALEWGPHGVTVNGVAPTFIRTPGTAERLDDPAFNASVVDRIPVGHVGSISDVAGAVVYLASDAGRMVNGSILMVDGGWTAR